The Geobacillus stearothermophilus ATCC 12980 genome contains a region encoding:
- a CDS encoding NAD(P)-dependent oxidoreductase, whose translation MKTIGFIGLGVMGKSMARHLLKAGYPLLAYTRTKEKAEDLLQEGAVWKETVADLAREADVVMTMVGDPHDVEQVYFGEGGILENARPGTYVIDMTTSTPTLAQSIYEAAKQKGIHALDAPVSGGDIGAREGTLTIMVGGDEDVFLACKPILERLGTNIVRQGGAGAGQHTKMCNQIAIATNMIGVCEAMAYAKRAGLDPFKVLESIAKGAAGSWSLSNLAPRMLSGDFAPGFYVKHFIKDMKIALEEAERMNLPLPGLALAKQLYEELAQAGEENSGTQALYKRYVKA comes from the coding sequence TTGAAAACGATCGGGTTTATCGGCCTTGGCGTCATGGGGAAAAGCATGGCGCGCCACTTGCTGAAGGCGGGCTATCCGCTTCTAGCTTATACACGCACAAAAGAAAAGGCGGAAGACTTGCTTCAGGAAGGAGCAGTTTGGAAGGAAACGGTTGCTGATTTGGCGCGGGAGGCGGATGTCGTCATGACGATGGTTGGCGATCCTCATGATGTCGAGCAAGTGTATTTCGGCGAGGGCGGCATTTTGGAGAATGCGCGGCCGGGAACATATGTCATCGATATGACGACGTCAACGCCGACGCTCGCGCAATCGATTTACGAGGCGGCCAAGCAAAAGGGCATCCATGCTTTGGACGCCCCGGTGTCCGGCGGCGACATCGGCGCGCGCGAAGGAACGTTGACGATTATGGTCGGCGGTGATGAGGACGTCTTTTTGGCGTGCAAGCCGATTCTCGAGCGGCTTGGCACGAACATCGTGCGGCAAGGAGGAGCTGGAGCCGGCCAGCATACGAAAATGTGCAACCAAATTGCCATCGCCACCAATATGATCGGCGTTTGCGAGGCCATGGCGTATGCGAAGCGGGCTGGTCTTGATCCATTCAAAGTGTTGGAAAGCATCGCCAAAGGGGCAGCCGGCAGCTGGTCGCTGAGCAACTTGGCGCCGCGCATGTTGTCAGGAGATTTTGCTCCGGGGTTTTACGTCAAGCATTTCATTAAAGATATGAAAATTGCGCTTGAGGAAGCCGAGCGGATGAACTTGCCGCTGCCAGGCCTGGCGCTCGCCAAACAACTGTACGAAGAGTTGGCGCAAGCCGGTGAGGAAAACAGCGGCACGCAAGCGCTATACAAGCGGTATGTTAAGGCGTAA